A window of Sutcliffiella cohnii contains these coding sequences:
- a CDS encoding DUF6339 family protein — MKLKFITDDTLVDLRGNYDSYKEHYYNTNHQWFDEYFRQEERVIESSIPFEIPTFNLSEDYAISDRENVKVIYDSLKHLTITQATQERLWAGLAHLQLRDFTFYRLKKDIEGKNDKRINTSIFFKNGNKRSLFVHILARLWWVGYMTYDETNETNPYWLTDFFCRKDFSARAVVFFSSNFTSNRNITKGIIRTLVKLEESGVAIKRDHFVQANKYLNVVGGAMILDMLTTEEVEEMVGKHLAKSFDLIKSSNLINTYVYKRGV; from the coding sequence ATGAAACTGAAGTTTATTACAGACGATACTTTAGTGGACTTACGTGGAAACTATGATTCCTACAAAGAACATTACTATAACACGAACCACCAGTGGTTTGATGAGTATTTTCGACAAGAAGAAAGAGTCATTGAGTCAAGCATTCCATTTGAAATACCTACCTTCAACTTGAGTGAAGATTACGCCATTAGTGACCGCGAAAATGTAAAAGTCATCTATGATTCTCTTAAACATTTAACGATTACGCAAGCAACACAAGAAAGATTGTGGGCAGGACTCGCTCATTTACAATTAAGAGATTTCACGTTTTACCGGTTAAAAAAGGACATCGAAGGCAAAAATGACAAACGAATCAACACGTCCATCTTCTTTAAAAACGGCAATAAACGTTCTCTTTTCGTACACATACTAGCTCGTCTTTGGTGGGTAGGCTATATGACATACGACGAAACGAACGAAACGAATCCTTATTGGCTAACAGACTTCTTCTGCAGAAAAGACTTCTCAGCACGTGCAGTCGTCTTTTTCTCTAGCAACTTCACATCAAACCGAAACATCACGAAGGGGATCATCCGAACATTAGTGAAGTTAGAAGAAAGCGGTGTAGCAATTAAACGTGACCACTTTGTACAAGCTAACAAATATTTAAATGTCGTCGGGGGAGCGATGATTTTAGATATGTTAACTACGGAAGAAGTGGAAGAGATGGTTGGGAAGCATTTGGCTAAAAGCTTTGATTTGATAAAATCTAGTAATCTAATAAATACTTATGTATATAAACGGGGTGTCTAA